In Trifolium pratense cultivar HEN17-A07 linkage group LG7, ARS_RC_1.1, whole genome shotgun sequence, a genomic segment contains:
- the LOC123896519 gene encoding DDT domain-containing protein PTM-like has protein sequence MKLPQKSKATEQPSVSKRRGRPCKQRRKRNETVTDESKISKPIALIGRYVSKKLSKNAVCIGKVISYKIGIYRVEFEGGICEELNSSEIRKIMLEDFDLDHDLIRRKNELDESLMRKIVDESDKNPSELNVDEEEKNSSELNVDKEEEMLDTDADLSSDVETAVELPPQLELPPELMLPPSSGTIGVPESSVYDLFSVYTFLRSFSTRLFLSPFSLDEFVGALNCEVSNTLIDAVHNALMRALRRHLENLSAEGSKIASRCLRYSEWSLLDTLTWPVFLVQYLAVNGWTKGSEWKGFYDEIFHGEYYSLPATMKLKILQILCDDVLESEELRAEINMREESEAGKNYDAEDIPHAEKGPKRVHRRCANTADCQDEESMKFVSKLDDVNLPGNSEDEVDRNGDECRLCGMDGTLLCCDGCPAVYHSRCIGVMKMYISDGEWHCPECKINTIGPTIARGGTSLRGAEMFGNDLYGQSFIGTCDHLLVLSGNNGEVCRKYYNQNDIPEVIRVLCASIQHRPVYSGICMAMLQYWNISESFQHLCVPNGTHINSENSKIDEKISATLLPHVVENDHKGVSLGKAEYGLTSVNGVCSDNMAPSLALVTSSPICETNGNTNKSSAAIPDKSTLVSNQFINCGQTKGDLGPGKSNDFVYRGYSYKQQAYVNTYMHGDFAASAAASLAILSSDDSRPERHVSDLRKAASENTNLLAKAFSLTASRFFWPSSDKKLAEVIRERCGWCLSCKALVSSKKGCMLNHAAICATKSAMKILSGLAPVRSGEGISPTIATYVIYMEESLCGLIDGPFLSGNYRKQWREQVERATTFSNIKPLLLDLEENIRTIAFCGDWVKLADEWLVESPTIQSATSTLGTTQERAPCDRCRKLPIKYPFDTSPENFGWWNGKFTKSVFQKAALPKFMVRKAARQGISLSTCFTYMLYYV, from the exons ATGAAGCTCCCACAGAAATCCAAAGCGACGGAACAACCCTCGGTTTCGAAGCGGAGAGGTCGACCGTGTAAACAGCGAAGAAAACGCAATGAAACAGTAACGGATGAATCCAAGATTTCTAAGCCAATTGCATTGATTGGCCGTTATGTTTCGAAAAAGTTATCGAAAAACGCTGTTTGCATTGGTAAAGTGATTAGCTACAAGATTGGAATTTATAGAGTGGAATTTGAAGGAGGTATCTGTGAAGAGTTAAATAGTTCTGAAATTAGGAAGATTATGTTGGAGGACTTTGATTTGGATCATGATTTGATTCGACGAAAAAATGAATTGGATGAATCGTTGATGAGGAAGATAGTCGATGAATCGGATAAGAATCCGAGCGAATTGAATGTGGATGAGGAAGAGAAGAATTCGAGCGAATTGAATGTGGATAAGGAAGAGGAAATGCTAGATACCGACGCTGATTTGAGTTCGGATGTTGAGACAGCGGTTGAGTTGCCGCCACAGTTAGAATTGCCACCGGAGTTGATGCTACCGCCTTCTTCAGGAACTATTGGTGTTCCTGAGAGTTCTGTTTATGATTTGTTTTCAGTTTACACATTTTTGCGATCTTTTAGTACAAGATTATTTTTGAGTCCGTTtagtttggatgaatttgtcgGCGCCCTTAACTGTGAAGTTTCGAATACCTTGATTGACGCTGTACATAATGCTTTGATGCGGGCTTTGAGACGCCATTTGGAAAATCTTTCAGCTGAGGGCTCAAAGATAGCATCAAGATGCCTAAG GTACAGTGAATGGAGCTTGCTTGATACATTGACTTGGCCTGTTTTCTTAGTTCAATATTTAGCAGTTAATGGATGGACTAAGGGGTCTGAGTGGAAAGGATTTTATGACGAGATTTTTCACGGCGAGTATTATTCATTGCCTGCAACTATGAagttaaaaatattacaaattctCTGTGATGATGTTTTGGAGTCTGAGGAACTAAGAGCCGAGATCAACATGCGTGAAGAATCAGAGGCCGGGAAGAATTATGATGCTGAGGATATTCCTCATGCGGAAAAGGGACCGAAAAGAGTCCATCGACGATGTGCCAACACTGCTGATTGCCAGGATGAAGAATCTATGAAGTTTGTTTCAAAATTAGATGATGTGAACTTACCTGGCAATTCTGAGGACGAGGTTGATAGAAATGGAGATGAATGTCGCCTCTGTGGCATGGATGGGACCTTGCTTTGTTGTGATGGATGTCCTGCTGTTTATCATTCAAGGTGTATCGGTGTGATGAAGATGTATATATCAGATGGGGAATGGCATTGTCCGGAATGCAAAATAAATACAATTGGGCCAACAATTGCACGGGGGGGAACATCTCTTAGGGGGGCTGAAATGTTTGGAAATGATTTGTACGGGCAGTCTTTCATCGGTACTTGCGACCACTTACTGGT GCTCAGTGGCAACAATGGGGAAGTTTGTCGTAAATACTACAATCAGAATGACATTCCTGAAGTTATCCGAGTGCTTTGTGCTTCCATTCAACATAGACCTGTATACTCTGGTATTTGCATGGCGATGTTACAATATTGGAATATTTCAGAAAGCTTCCAACACCTTTGTGTTCCAAATGGAACACATATAAACTCAGAAAATTCAAAGATAGATGAAAAAATCTCTGCTACATTACTTCCTCATGTGGTTGAAAATGACCATAAAGGTGTTAGTTTAGGGAAAGCAGAATATGGTTTAACATCTGTGAATGGAGTCTGTAGTGATAATATGGCCCCATCTCTTGCACTGGTTACCAGTAGTCCCATTTGTGAAACCAATGGCAATACTAACAAGTCATCTGCCGCTATTCCTGACAAGAGCACCTTGGTAAGCAATCAATTCATAAATTGTGGGCAAACTAAAGGTGACTTAGGTCCTGGAAAGTCTAATGATTTTGTGTATAGGGGCTATTCCTATAAACAACAAGCATATGTTAATACTTATATGCATGGCGACTTTGCTGCATCTGCAGCTGCTAGTTTGGCTATTCTTTCTTCAGACGATTCTAGACCAGAGCGTCACGTGTCTGACTTGAGGAAAGCTGCATCTGAAAACACTAACCTGTTAGCAAAAGCATTTTCACTAACAGCTTCACGCTTCTTTTGGCCAAGTTCTGACAAGAAGCTTGCGGAGGTTATAAGAGAGAGGTGTGGCTGGTGCCTTTCTTGTAAAGCCCTTGTTTCAAGCAAGAAAGGATGTATGTTAAATCATGCTGCTATATGTGCTACCAAAAGCGCCATGAAAATCCTTTCTGGTCTTGCTCCTGTAAGGAGTGGAGAAGGAATTAGCCCTACAATTGCAACCTATGTCATATATATGGAGGAAAGCTTATGTGGTTTAATAGATGGGCCCTTTCTTAGCGGAAACTATAGAAAGCAATGGCGTGAACAAGTGGAAAGGGCCACAACATTTAGTAACATCAAGCCCCTTTTACTTGAT CTTGAGGAGAACATTCGCACAATTGCTTTTTGTGGTGACTGGGTGAAGCTTGCAGATGAGTGGTTGGTTGAATCTCCTACAATCCAAAGTGCCACATCTACTCTTGGAACAACACAGGAACGTGCACCATGCGACAGATGTAGaaaattacctatcaaatatCCATTTGACACTTCCCCTGAAAACTTTGGCTGGTGGAATGGCAAATTTACCAAATCTGTATTTCAGAAAGCTGCATTGCCAAAATTTATGGTCAGGAAAGCAGCTCGTCAAGGTATTTCTTTAAGTACATGTTTTACGTACATGTTATACTATGTTTAA